GAACAGCACCACGGCGGCCGGGCCGACCTCGCCCGCGTACAGCAGCTGGGGCGGTCCCATCGGCGGACCGTCGGGGGTCCCGGGCGTCGCCGAGGAGACCACCGCCGGGCCGGGCCGGGCCCAGGCGGCGAGAGCGCGCCGCAGCAGGCCGGTGTCCCCGGTCCGGTCGCCGCGGGTCGGCCACACGCTGAAGTCCCGCCGTGCGGAGCTCCGCCAGAGGCCGTCGGGAACCCGGTGCAACGCGGCGGGATCCAGGGCCTGCTGAGCGGTGCGGTGGCGCGCGTAGAGCGGTGCGGAGGCGGCGCTCGGGCCGCCCAGACCGTCCCCCGGCATCAGCAGCAGAGTCCCGCAGACCAGGAGCGCGCCGGCGCCGGCCAGGAACGTGCGCCCCCGGCGCCGGCGACGGGCCGGATCGGCCGGCCTGACCTGCAAGGAACACGGATCGAACTCCGGCGAGGCCAGCAGCGCGTGGGGCGCCGTGAACCCGTCGGCCTCCAGCAGCGACGCCCGTGGATCCCCGACGCCCACCGCGTCGAGCACCCGGCACACCTCTGCGTCGTCGAGCCCTTCGAGCCCCCGCAGCACATGCGCGGCCCGGCAGGGGGCGGACACCTCGGCGAGGGCCTGCTCCAGCGCCAGTTCGTCCGCTCCGCAGGAATGCGGAAAGAGCCGGAGCCCCCACACCTGCGGTACCAGCGGAGGGAACTGCGCCCGGCGCGGCCGGGCGAACCGGAACAACGGCAGCCCCGCCTCCAGCGCGAGTCGCAGCACCCGAACACGCGCGTGAGCGTAGGCCTGCCCCGGGTCCGGGCCCTGTCCGGCGGCCAGGGCCCGCTGGGCCAGCCAGTGCGCCGACACCACCCGGCGGTTGCGGCCGAGCGAGGGCGCCAGCACGAGATACGCGATCCGCGCCAGCCTGGCGTAGTGCTCGGCGGGCACGGCCTCGGCCCGCTCCCCGGCGGCCTGCTCCGCGTACGGGCGGCCGGCGGACGGCGGTACTGCTCGCAGAGGGGGCATGTTCAGCTGAACGAGCGAATGGTGCGATGGTCACTCCGGCCTGAACGCTCCGGGGCGGGTTGCGCGGTTTCCCCGCGCGCGCCGGGAGCACCGGGGCACGATGGCCGTATGGCGCAGCAGTCGGGATGGCGACGAGGACGGGTCCGCCGGACACCGGCGGCCGTACGCGCGGGGCTCGCCCTGCTCACGGCGTGCGGGGCGCTCACCGCGTGCGGCGGGGGAGCGGACGGGACCGACCGGCCCGCCGTACCGCCCACCGCGAGCGGGACCCTGGAACAGCTCGCGTCGAAGGCGGACTGCGACCCGAGGCTGCAGACCGACGCCGAAGAGCTCCGGCAGGCCAACTGCACCACCGGTGACGGGCGTTACGTGCTCGCCACCTTCGCCACCGACCGCGGACAGCGGGAGTGGATCAACGAGGCCAACGACTACGGCGGCTCCTACCTCGTCGGCCGGAGATGGGTCGCGGTCGGTGACCCGGAGGTGGTCGCGGCGCTGCGCGGCCGGCTCGGGGGGACGGTGGAGACCGCCTCGCCGCACCACTCGGGGAACAGTGGCGGTGGGGGGAGCGAGGAAGGGCACTCCGGTCACCACGGGAGCTGACCGCGCAGGTTCGCGGGGCGGCCGGACGACGTCGTCGGATCCGCCGGGGGTGCCGGGTCAGCGGCACCTGCGTCCGCCGTTGATGCAGCTCACCACCTTCTTCATCAGCTTGTCGTCGAAGACGTTGATGAAGTCGCCGTGATCGGTGCCGGGCTTGTGCAGCTGCTCGGGGAAGGAGTCGACGGCGAAGCCGGGGCCCGGCGGGACGTCGTAGACGATGCGCTGGACCAGCTGGGGAACGGCCCTGAAGCCGGCCGGGCACCGCCCGTCCTGCTGCGCGAACGCCACATGGGTGCGGTGGTTGGCGCTGTCGGTGTTCCGGCCGTCCCAGCAGCTCTGGAAGGCGAAGGACCGCACGACCTGACTGCCTTCGGGACAGATCGGGTACTTGTCCGCGAGCCGCCTGTCCTCGAAACCGGTGCAGCTCCAGGACGCGTTGGCGTTGGCGTCGCCGTTGGTGAAGGACTTGGCGTCGCCCGTGATGATCCGCAGGAAGCGCGGCATGGCCGTGACCTTCCCGGCGGGTGATCCGACGAACTTCAGCGTGACCTGCGACGGGGTCTGGATCTCCCCGGTGTTCTGGTCCCTGCCGCCGCCGTCCGCGTCCACGTCGTTCTCGTCCTGGCCGTTCTGCAGCCGGAGCACGGGCCAGTAGTACGTGGACCTGTCGCCCTGGTTCCGGCAGGTCGTCCCACCGCCGGCCAGGTCGTCGTCGCCCGCGAACGCGTCGGTCGCCTGGTTCCCCACGTAGTCGTGCATGTGGTGGGCGCCGTTGCTCACGCCGGGGGCGGCGATGACGTTGTCCGGGTTGAACTTGCCGTTCTCGTTGCGGCCGCAGTCCGTGGTGAACGTGCCCCGCGAGGCGCCCCGGCGGTTGCGGGGGCGGTCCGTGTCCGGCTGGACGGACCGGATGTCGACGAAGTCGGCCGCCTCGGGGCCGTTGCCCACCTGGCCTCCCTGGTCGCCGCCCTCGCCGCCGCCCCCGTCCTGGCCGCCGTCCTGGCCCTGGGCCGTGCCGTCCCCGGGGCCCTGGCCGCCGTCGCCGCCACCCTGGTCGTCACCGTCAGCGTCACCGCCCCCGTCGTCCGTACCGCTCTGGTCGTCGGCGCGGAGGCCGCACCCCGCGAGGCCGTCCAGGCCCTGCGGCCGGTTGCCCGCCACCCGTTCGACGGCGGTCCCGATCCGGTCGAGACTGGCCGCCCGCTTCGCTCTCAACGGCCCGAGCACGGCGTTGTCGGCGAGATCCGGGTCCCGGGCGATCCGCTCCTTCCGGTCCGCGAACTGGCGGTACGCATCGGTGATCTGCGTATCCATCGCGGCCAGCTCGCGGTCGACCTCCGGCCGGGCCCGGTCCGGCACGTCGGGCAGGGCCAGCCCCGCGTCCGGGCAGTCGATGGTGGACATCTGGCGGGCCACGTCCTGGAACCGCCCGGGAGACGGACCGGACGCGCCTTCCCCCGCGCTCGCGTAGACGTTGACCGCGACCAGCCCACCTCCACCCAGGATCAGCGCGGCCGAGGCGGCGATCGCCCGGTTGGCCGGAGTCGAACGTTTCTTGCGCGATGTGCGTCCCATGGAACTCCTCCGCTTCGGGGCTTCGAGTCAGAAGCGTGACGTCCCATACGGAACGCGGGCCCCGCCCGTTCAGACCGCCGCGGAATTCGTCCCGGAGGGGCCTGAGGTCAGCCCCGGTCGAGGTAGGCGAGGACCGCGAGCACACGGCGGTTGTCGTCGTCCGACACCGGCAGCCCCAGCTTGCCGAAGATGTTCGAGGTGTGCTTGGCCACCGCCCGCTCCGTGACCACCATCTGCGCGGCGATCGCCACGTTCGAACGGCCCTGTGCCATCAGCTCCATGACCTCGCGCTCCCGGGGCGTCAGGGCACCCATCGGCTCGTCCACCGAGCGCCGCGACAGCAGCTGCGAGATGACCTGGGGATCCATCGCCGTACCGCCCGCCGCCACCCGGCGCACCGCGTCGATGAACTGGTCGGCGTCGAACACCCGGTCCTTCAGCAGATAGCCGATGCCGCCGTTGCCGTCTGCCAGCAGCTCCCGGGCGTACAACTGCTCCACGTGCTGTGACAGGACGAGCACGGGCAGCCCCGGCCGGTCGCGGCGGGCGGTCAGCGCGCACTGCAGGCCCTCGTCCGTGTGGGACGGCGGGAGCCTGACGTCGACGACGGCGACGTCCGGCCGCAGTTCCGCCAGGGCCTTCGCCAGTTCGGGCCCGCTCTCGACTGCCGCCGCGATCTCGAAATCGTAGGCTTCCAGCATCCGCACGAGGCCGTCACGGAGCAGGAAGAGATCTTCGGCTAGGACAACGCGCAAGGGATCTCCATGGTCACCATGGTGGGGCCGCCCGCAGGGCTGCTGACGGCCAGTACGCCGTCGAATGTACCCAGCCGGCGTTCGATTCCGCCGAGCCCCGAGCCGGTGCCGATCGCCGCGCCACCCCTGCCGTTGTCCGTGACCGAGATGCGCAGCATCCCCTCGCTGTGATGGACGTCCACCCAGAGGCGGTCCGCGCCCGCGTGCTTCACCGTGTTCGTCAGCACCTCGCTGACGGCGAAGTACGCCGCCGACTCGACCGGGGCCTCGGCGCGGCCGGAGAGTTCCACGGTCACCTCCGAGGCGACCGGCAGCCGGAGGGCCAGTGCCTTCACCGCGTCCCCGAGTCCGCGTTCCGCGAGAACCGGCGGGTGGATGCCCCGTACGAGATCACGCAGTTCGGTCAGTGCCTCCGCGGAGGAGGCACGCGCCATCGCCAGCATCCTCTTCGCCTGCGCGGGGTCCTTCTCGACGAGCGCCTCGATGGTGCCGAGGTTCATGCCCATCGCGACCAGCCGGGCCTGCGCCCCGTCGTGCAGATCCCTCTCGATGCGACGCAGTTCGGAGGCGGCCGTGTCCACGGCCTCGTGCCGGGTCTCGGTGAGCCGGTCGATGCGCTGCGCGAGTTCTTCCTGGGTGGGCGCCAGAACCGACCGTGCCAGCACGAAGTGCAGCCGCAGCAGGGGCTTGCTCGCCCACACACCACCGAGGAGGAGCACGACGCCGAGGGCCGCCGCGGCCAGCCCCGTCGCCTGGCTGTCGACCGGCACGAAGGCGTACCAGTACGCGTCGTCCTCGAACACCCGCCACAGCCCCGCCGCCAGGACGAGCCCCTCCACCGGATAGACCAGCAGGGCCCAGCAGAAGACCAGCAGCACGAAGCCGGCGGTCATGTCGAGCAGCAGCCACCGCAGGTCCCGCCAGGTCGCCGGGTCCTTCAGGATCAGCGTGGTGCGCTCGACCTGTCCGGTGAAGCCGTCCCGCACATCCTTGGGGAACGGCCGGTAGGGGGT
The DNA window shown above is from Streptomyces sp. Alt3 and carries:
- a CDS encoding sensor histidine kinase; translation: MRSAKSRARTALRSGGRAFVLSFEALAGSAVLFVLSLLSFTLIMLGLGLVTTPKLTEAVRKHADRRRLLAAKWSDIRIPTPYRPFPKDVRDGFTGQVERTTLILKDPATWRDLRWLLLDMTAGFVLLVFCWALLVYPVEGLVLAAGLWRVFEDDAYWYAFVPVDSQATGLAAAALGVVLLLGGVWASKPLLRLHFVLARSVLAPTQEELAQRIDRLTETRHEAVDTAASELRRIERDLHDGAQARLVAMGMNLGTIEALVEKDPAQAKRMLAMARASSAEALTELRDLVRGIHPPVLAERGLGDAVKALALRLPVASEVTVELSGRAEAPVESAAYFAVSEVLTNTVKHAGADRLWVDVHHSEGMLRISVTDNGRGGAAIGTGSGLGGIERRLGTFDGVLAVSSPAGGPTMVTMEIPCALS
- a CDS encoding DUF1996 domain-containing protein, producing MGRTSRKKRSTPANRAIAASAALILGGGGLVAVNVYASAGEGASGPSPGRFQDVARQMSTIDCPDAGLALPDVPDRARPEVDRELAAMDTQITDAYRQFADRKERIARDPDLADNAVLGPLRAKRAASLDRIGTAVERVAGNRPQGLDGLAGCGLRADDQSGTDDGGGDADGDDQGGGDGGQGPGDGTAQGQDGGQDGGGGEGGDQGGQVGNGPEAADFVDIRSVQPDTDRPRNRRGASRGTFTTDCGRNENGKFNPDNVIAAPGVSNGAHHMHDYVGNQATDAFAGDDDLAGGGTTCRNQGDRSTYYWPVLRLQNGQDENDVDADGGGRDQNTGEIQTPSQVTLKFVGSPAGKVTAMPRFLRIITGDAKSFTNGDANANASWSCTGFEDRRLADKYPICPEGSQVVRSFAFQSCWDGRNTDSANHRTHVAFAQQDGRCPAGFRAVPQLVQRIVYDVPPGPGFAVDSFPEQLHKPGTDHGDFINVFDDKLMKKVVSCINGGRRCR
- a CDS encoding LuxR C-terminal-related transcriptional regulator — translated: MRVVLAEDLFLLRDGLVRMLEAYDFEIAAAVESGPELAKALAELRPDVAVVDVRLPPSHTDEGLQCALTARRDRPGLPVLVLSQHVEQLYARELLADGNGGIGYLLKDRVFDADQFIDAVRRVAAGGTAMDPQVISQLLSRRSVDEPMGALTPREREVMELMAQGRSNVAIAAQMVVTERAVAKHTSNIFGKLGLPVSDDDNRRVLAVLAYLDRG